GGCTTGAACGGGTGACGCTGAACAGCCTGCACTTTTACTTTAACTTCTTTGCCATCAACAACCAGAGTCAGCACTTCTTCGTAGAAACCTGGCTTAGCCTGGGTGTTCATTACGGAGTCGTGGTCCAGTTCGATAGCAACAGCTGCTTCGTTACCGCCGTAGATGATAGCCGGGAACTTGTTAGCAACACGCAGACGGCGGCTCGCACCCTTACCCTGCTCTTTACGTACTTCAGCATTGATAGTGAACATTTTAAAATCTCTTTAAGTTTTGTTCCTGCTAAAGGCGACCCATCAGCAGGTTGATTGTTCAACTTTCGCCGGGAAATCCCGGTAAAAGCGGGCGGCATTATAGCCGCATAGCCGCGAGATAACAACCGCAAAGCCGCCTTAATACCCTGGACTGACGGGATATCTGCGGCGCGGTGGGTCAGGGTTGCCTGTTGCTGCGCTCACTGGCTGACATCACGCCGGTCGCTTTAACGCAACTCATTCGCACGGCGATAGCGCCCCTGATAGTCGAACACCTTTTCGCGCACCTGCCAGAAGTGGCGCTGTTTGCGCGCCACCACAAAGTCCGGGTGGCGCAGCAGGGGTTGCAGGGCGACGATATCCGCCGCCGTCTGCCAGCCGAGCGGTACCCCCGGCGCGCGCTGGTGCGGACGCAGGAACAGCTGTTCGAAGGCGGTACGCTGCGCCGGGCTTTTCAGCCGGAAGCGTTCGCTGACCTCGGTGGCCTCTTCGTCAAAGTAGCGCGCCTTCAGCCATTCGCCGTGCTCGTCGCGGCCGGCCTCCAGCTGCATCGCCGCACAGCGCAGCACCAGCGCATCCTTCAGCTTCAGCGCGGCCTTCAGCATATCGTCCGGGTCTACCAGCACCGCGTCGCACTCGCGACAGCGGCGGGCGGCGATGTCGTTTTCCGCGTTGCAGTGCGGGCAGTTTTTGAAACGGAAGCGGTAGTCGCACTGTTCGCGGTGGCCGTCATCATCCTCCAGCACCCCCTGACAGCGGCGGCCAAAGTGTTCGATTATCGTGCCGTCCGCGGTGGTTTTGCCCCAGAAGGTGTTGGCGAAACCGCAGCCGGGGCAGAACACCTGCACCGGCTGGTTGTCGCTTTTGCCCTTCGGCGCGCCGACTTCCGGGGTATACAGGTCGTGCGGATTGCCGGCATAGTCGAGGATCAGGCAGTCCTGTTTGCCGGGGCTCAGGCGTAGCCCGCGGCCGACGATCTGCTGATAGAGGCTGACCGACTCGGTAGGGCGCAGGATAGCGATCAGGTCGACGTGCGGCGCGTCAAAGCCGGTGGTCAGCACCGCCACGTTGACCAGGTAGCGCAGCTCGCGCGCCTTAAAGGCGCTAATCAGCGCGTCGCGCTCCGGCCCCGGGGTTCCTGCGCTGATCAGCGCTTTACTCTCCGGCAGCAGGCCGAGCACCTCGCGGGCGTGCTCCACGGTGGCGGCGAAGATCATCACCCCCTGGCGCTTCTGGGCGAATTCGACGATCTGCGCAATGATGTGCGGCGTGATGCGCTGCTGCTGCTTCAGTTCGCGGTTGAGGTCGGCTTCGCTGAACAGGCCGTTCTCCTGCGCCTGCAGGCGGCTGAAGTCGTACTGCACCACCGGCATGTCCAGCCGCTCCGGCGGTACCAGGAAGCCGTGTTTAATCATATAGCGCAGCGGCAGCTCGTAGATGCAGTCGCGGAACAGCGCCTGCTCGCTGCCGCGCACCATGCCGTGATAGTGAAACTGGTAGATCCAGCCTTTGCCCAGCCGGTAGGGGGTGGCGGTCAGCCCCAGCAGGCGCAGCTGCGGGTTGCGCGCTCTGAGATGGCCGAGGATCTGCTGGTACTGGCTGTCGTCGGCGTCGCTGATGCGGTGGCACTCGTCGACGATCAGCAGTGAAAATTCGGCGTCAAACGCGGCCAGGTTGCGCGCCACCGACTGCACGCTGCCAAACACCACTTTCGCCTGGCTCTCTTTGCGCTGTAGGCCGGCGGCGAAAATATCCGCCTGCAGGCCGTAGGCCTGATATTTCGCGTGGTTCTGCGCCACCAGCTCTTTGACGTGGGCCAGCACCAGCACCCGGCCGCGCGCCACGCGGGCCAGCTCGGCGATCACCAGGCTTTTACCGGCCCCGGTAGGCAGCACGATGACCGCCGGTTCGGCCGAGCGGCGGAAGTAGGCGATGGTGGCATCCACCGCCTCCTGTTGATAGGGGCGTAACGTAAAAGACATGAACACTCAATTTGCGCAGGTTTGGCCTATTATGCCACGAATCCACACAGAGGGCAGGTTACCCCCTGTGCCTGAGCGGCGAGTCAGGCTATACTGTTGCTTCCCCGGATAAGCAGAACGCTTACACCTCATCAGACGATATTCGTCCGGTTCAGATTCCAATAACAGGCAGTGCAGAGTTAATGCGACTTGATAAATTTATTTCCCAGCAGCTGGAAGTCAGCCGCGCTATCGCCGCGCGACTGATCCGCGCCAGCAGCGTCACCATTGACGGTGAAGTGGTACGCGACAGCGCGTTTAAAGTACCTGCAGACAGTGAAGTAGCCTATGACGGCAATCCGCTGCAGCAGCAGCACGGCCCGCGCTACTTTATGCTGAACAAGCCGGTGGGCTACGTCTGCTCCACCGACGACCCGGACCACCCGACGGTGCTCTATTTCCTGCATGAACCCACCGCGTACAAGCTGCACGCGGCCGGACGGCTGGATATCGACACCACCGGGCTGGTGCTGATGACCGATGACGGCCAGTGGTCGCACCGCATCACCTCGCCGCGCCACGAATGTGAAAAAACCTATCTGGTGACGCTGGAGCAGCCGCTGTCCGACGACACCGAACGCCAGTTTGCCGAAGGCGTGCAGCTGCATAACGAAAAAACGCTGACCCGACCGGCCAGCCTTGAACAGGTCAGCGACCACGTGGTGCGGCTGACCATCAGCGAAGGGCGCTATCACCAGGTGAAACGCATGTTCGCCGCGGTGGGGAACCGGGTGGTGGAGCTGCACCGCGAGCGCATTGGCGCGATTGCGCTGGATGCCTCCCTGCAGGAGGGCGAATACCGCGCGCTGACGGCAGACGAGATCGCCAGCGTCGGGTTGCCACGCTGATGAAAGAGACGCTGCCGGAGCCGGCAAAAAACTCGTCGGTGGGGCTGGTGGTGATCCTCGGCCTGCTGGCGATGCTGATGCCGCTGTCGATCGATATGTACCTGCCGGCGCTGCCGCAGATCGCCCGCGAGTATGGCGTGTCGGCGGGCAGCGTGCAGATGACGCTCAACGCCTATATCCTCGGTTTTGCCCTCGGGCAGCTGATTTACGGTCCGCTGGCCGACAGCTTTGGCCGCAAGCCGGTGATCGCCGCCGGCACGCTGATCTTTGCGCTGGCGGCGGCGGCCTGTGCGCTCTCCAACAGCATCGAGCAGCTGATTAACATGCGCTTTCTGCACGGCCTGTCGGCCGCGGCGGGCAGCGTGGTGATCAGCGCGCTGATGCGCGACAGCTACTCGAAAGAGGAGTTTTCGCGCATGATGTCGTTCGTGATGCTGGTGACCACCGTCGCCCCGCTGCTGGCGCCGATCGTCGGCGGCTGGCTGCTGCTGCTGTGGAGCTGGCACGCGATTTTCTGGACCATCTCGGCGGCGGCGGTGGTGACCACGCTGCTGGTGGTGACCCAGATCAAAGAGACGCTGCCCAGAGAGCGGCGGCAGCGCTTCAGCCTGCGCACCACGCTGGGCAACTTCCTGACGCTGTTCCGCAACCGGCGGGTGTTCAGCTATATGCTGGCCAGCGGCTGTTCGTTTGCCGGGCTGTTCTCGTTTCTCAACGCCGGGCCGTTCGTCTACATCGAGCTGAACCATATTTCCCCGCAGGATTTCGGCTACTACTTCGCGCTGAACGTGGTGTTCCTGTTCCTGATGACGCTGCTGAACAGCCGCTGCGTGCGCCGCTTTGGCCCGCTGGTGATGTTCCGCTTTGGTCTGCTGGTGCAGTTCTCGATGGCGCTGTGGCTGGTGGTGGTCAGCGCGCTTGATCTCGGTTTCCTGGCGCTGGTGTTTGGCGTGGCGATGTTTATCGGCTGCGTGGCGATGGTGTCGTCTAACGCGATGGCGGTGATCCTCGACGAGTTTCCGCATATCGCCGGCACCGCGTCATCGCTGGCGGGCACCCTGCGCTTTGGCGTCGGCGCGCTGGCCGGTGCGCTGCTGTCGACGATCTCCTTTACCAGCGCCTGGCCGATGGTCGGGGCGATCTTTATCTGCGCCACGCTGTCGGTGCTGCTGTTTAGCTGGGCTTCCCGCCCGGCGGCGCGCGCCGCGTAATCAGACGCCGTGGCCAGCGTGGCCCCGGCGTTTGTTGATTTTTTGTAAAAATCAAACCCGCTAAAAGTAACAAAATATGGCGAAAACGGTTGTCATCGGGCGAGAGTCGCGGTATTTATAACAAATAAATGAGAGGCAGCTCTCAAAAAAAAACCGCGAAACGCACCATCCATGCCGTAAGAAATCTCCTTCAACATTTAATTCCAATTAAAATCAGAAGGTTGGCTTGATTCCGGTAACGGATGATTTACCTTGTAAAATATTTGTGAAATTATTGTTGAAAATCACTCTGGGGAACGCCGCTTGAATACGCTGGAACATTCTGTGGTACATCGTTTACCGCAAAGCTACCGCTGGTGTGCCGGTGCGCAGGGAAAATGCGTGGTGGCCCAGGCGTGTAACCGGCCGCCGGAAGACGCCGACCTGATCGGCCTGCGCCTGCTCAGCCATCAGGGGGCCTCCGCCTGGGATATTATGCAGTCGATTCAGCAGGCGCTGGCCGGCATCGAGCTGGAGTGCGCGGTGGTCGAGTGGGAAGGGGAGCCGTGCCTGTTTGTCTGCCGCCAGGATGAGTGCACCACCACCTGCCGGCTGAAAAACTTCGGCGTCGGCATCGCCGAGCCTTATACCCACTGACCTGCGCAGCTTAACGTCCCCGTCGCCGTCCTCTTTCGTTTACCTGCCGCTGAACCTGACGTTGTTCCGGCATCGACGCTGCTGCTTAACGGGCACCGGGCCTGGCCCGCACCTCAGGCCAGCGCCAGCAGCTGTCGGGTGTACTCTTCACGCGGCGCGCTGAACACGCTCTCGCTCTCGCCCTGTTCCACCACCTCGCCCTGACGCAGCACCACCACCTGATGACACAGCGCCCGCACCACCTGCAGATCGTGGCTGATAAACAGGTAGGCCAGCCCGTGCTCAAGCTGCAGGCGCGTCAGCAGGCTGAGGATCTGCTTCTGCACCGAACGGTCAAGGGAGGAGGTCGGCTCATCCAGAATGATCAGCCGGGGCTTCAGCACCAGCGCGCGGGCGATGGCGATGCGCTGGCGCTGGCCGCCGGAGAACTCCGCCGGGTAGCGCTGGCGGGTCTCAGGATCCAGCCCCACCTCCTGCATCACCGCCACCACCCGCGCGTCGCGCGCTGCCGCGTCCAGCTCCGGGTGATGCACCCGCAGC
This portion of the Erwinia sp. E602 genome encodes:
- a CDS encoding Bcr/CflA family multidrug efflux MFS transporter; the encoded protein is MKETLPEPAKNSSVGLVVILGLLAMLMPLSIDMYLPALPQIAREYGVSAGSVQMTLNAYILGFALGQLIYGPLADSFGRKPVIAAGTLIFALAAAACALSNSIEQLINMRFLHGLSAAAGSVVISALMRDSYSKEEFSRMMSFVMLVTTVAPLLAPIVGGWLLLLWSWHAIFWTISAAAVVTTLLVVTQIKETLPRERRQRFSLRTTLGNFLTLFRNRRVFSYMLASGCSFAGLFSFLNAGPFVYIELNHISPQDFGYYFALNVVFLFLMTLLNSRCVRRFGPLVMFRFGLLVQFSMALWLVVVSALDLGFLALVFGVAMFIGCVAMVSSNAMAVILDEFPHIAGTASSLAGTLRFGVGALAGALLSTISFTSAWPMVGAIFICATLSVLLFSWASRPAARAA
- a CDS encoding DEAD/DEAH box helicase — translated: MSFTLRPYQQEAVDATIAYFRRSAEPAVIVLPTGAGKSLVIAELARVARGRVLVLAHVKELVAQNHAKYQAYGLQADIFAAGLQRKESQAKVVFGSVQSVARNLAAFDAEFSLLIVDECHRISDADDSQYQQILGHLRARNPQLRLLGLTATPYRLGKGWIYQFHYHGMVRGSEQALFRDCIYELPLRYMIKHGFLVPPERLDMPVVQYDFSRLQAQENGLFSEADLNRELKQQQRITPHIIAQIVEFAQKRQGVMIFAATVEHAREVLGLLPESKALISAGTPGPERDALISAFKARELRYLVNVAVLTTGFDAPHVDLIAILRPTESVSLYQQIVGRGLRLSPGKQDCLILDYAGNPHDLYTPEVGAPKGKSDNQPVQVFCPGCGFANTFWGKTTADGTIIEHFGRRCQGVLEDDDGHREQCDYRFRFKNCPHCNAENDIAARRCRECDAVLVDPDDMLKAALKLKDALVLRCAAMQLEAGRDEHGEWLKARYFDEEATEVSERFRLKSPAQRTAFEQLFLRPHQRAPGVPLGWQTAADIVALQPLLRHPDFVVARKQRHFWQVREKVFDYQGRYRRANELR
- the rplY gene encoding 50S ribosomal protein L25, with protein sequence MFTINAEVRKEQGKGASRRLRVANKFPAIIYGGNEAAVAIELDHDSVMNTQAKPGFYEEVLTLVVDGKEVKVKVQAVQRHPFKPKLHHIDFVRA
- the rsuA gene encoding 16S rRNA pseudouridine(516) synthase RsuA — translated: MRLDKFISQQLEVSRAIAARLIRASSVTIDGEVVRDSAFKVPADSEVAYDGNPLQQQHGPRYFMLNKPVGYVCSTDDPDHPTVLYFLHEPTAYKLHAAGRLDIDTTGLVLMTDDGQWSHRITSPRHECEKTYLVTLEQPLSDDTERQFAEGVQLHNEKTLTRPASLEQVSDHVVRLTISEGRYHQVKRMFAAVGNRVVELHRERIGAIALDASLQEGEYRALTADEIASVGLPR
- a CDS encoding YejG family protein; translated protein: MNTLEHSVVHRLPQSYRWCAGAQGKCVVAQACNRPPEDADLIGLRLLSHQGASAWDIMQSIQQALAGIELECAVVEWEGEPCLFVCRQDECTTTCRLKNFGVGIAEPYTH